From a region of the Paenibacillus sp. FSL R10-2734 genome:
- a CDS encoding glycoside hydrolase family 38 C-terminal domain-containing protein produces MKRLHLLSNAHLDPVWQWEWEEGAAAAVSTFRAAAEFCEEYDGYVFNHNEVILYKWIEEYEPRLFERIQRLVKEGKWRIMGGWYLQPDCNMISGESFVRQILLGKAYFREKFDAEPTTAINFDSFGHTRGLVQVLQQAGYDSYIFMRPDEMEALPARDFIWEGYNGSKVMAHKIEGGYNTLMGKTCEKIERWLSDHSDADTGLVLWGVGNHGGGPSRIDLTQIGELMAEREDVEIIHSTPEAYFEDLRAVDLPSFAGDLNPRFVGCYTSMIRIKQKHRQLENELFMTEKMLSTAALQGLLKYPAGELHEALCDLLTAQFHDILPGTSVQPAEEASLRQIDHGLEITARLKARAFFALASGQPKAALKEYPILIYNPHPFPVKGVFECEFMLEDQNWNEELSMPMVYRDGQLLPCQPEKERSNLNLDWRKRVVFEAVLAPSSMNRFDSRIAMVAEKPLPQLTEREGIFRFETDELRVVINAKTGRMDEYTVRGVSYLRQNAFAALVLEDNEDPWRMDTITFDRVEGVFELMSEDESGIFSGVKNPLPAVRVIEDGAVRTVIEAVLHYGNSRICQLYKLPKQGTEIEVELRVYWNEKDKLLKLSIPTVLEQGDFLGQTAFGVNPLNGEGNEVVAQKWIAVEELAQNMAVTCINNGTYGGDFRQGEVRLSLLRGAGYCAHPIGDRPIMVQDRFLPRMDQGERSYTFWLNAGELADRKEVIDREALAHNEQPYALSFFPSGEGEHLESFIVLEDERIQLSAFKKEEQGDGYILRLFEPTGSGGFTIVSIPSLGIRREVSLQGFEFKTFRIFPASGTFEEVPLCER; encoded by the coding sequence ATGAAAAGACTGCATTTGCTCAGCAATGCCCACCTGGATCCTGTATGGCAGTGGGAATGGGAGGAAGGGGCTGCAGCAGCGGTATCAACCTTTCGCGCGGCGGCGGAATTTTGCGAGGAGTATGATGGATACGTTTTCAATCATAATGAAGTGATTCTCTATAAATGGATTGAGGAGTACGAGCCGAGGCTGTTCGAGCGCATCCAGCGATTGGTCAAGGAAGGCAAATGGAGGATCATGGGCGGGTGGTACCTGCAGCCCGATTGCAACATGATTTCCGGTGAGTCATTCGTCCGTCAGATCCTGCTGGGCAAAGCCTATTTCCGGGAGAAATTCGATGCAGAGCCAACGACTGCGATCAATTTTGACTCTTTTGGGCATACCCGAGGGCTGGTACAAGTCCTCCAGCAGGCCGGTTATGATTCATATATTTTCATGCGTCCTGACGAAATGGAAGCACTTCCTGCAAGGGACTTCATCTGGGAAGGCTACAACGGTTCGAAGGTGATGGCTCACAAAATCGAAGGTGGCTACAACACACTCATGGGCAAAACTTGCGAGAAGATCGAGCGGTGGCTCAGCGATCATAGTGATGCGGACACCGGGCTTGTGCTGTGGGGAGTAGGGAACCATGGCGGCGGACCGTCGCGCATTGACCTCACCCAGATCGGCGAGCTGATGGCGGAGCGGGAGGATGTTGAGATTATTCACTCCACACCGGAAGCGTATTTCGAGGACTTGCGAGCGGTAGACTTACCGTCCTTTGCGGGCGATCTCAATCCCCGGTTTGTCGGCTGCTACACATCCATGATCCGGATTAAGCAGAAACACCGTCAATTGGAAAATGAGCTGTTCATGACCGAAAAAATGCTGTCGACGGCGGCGCTGCAAGGCCTGTTGAAGTATCCCGCGGGTGAGCTGCATGAAGCGCTGTGCGATCTGCTCACTGCCCAGTTCCATGACATTCTTCCTGGCACCTCGGTGCAGCCAGCGGAAGAGGCTTCGCTGCGCCAGATCGACCACGGACTGGAAATCACTGCGCGCCTGAAGGCCAGAGCCTTCTTCGCACTGGCCTCGGGTCAGCCCAAGGCGGCGCTCAAGGAATATCCGATTCTGATCTATAATCCGCATCCGTTCCCGGTTAAGGGTGTATTTGAATGTGAATTTATGCTGGAGGACCAGAACTGGAACGAGGAGCTCTCCATGCCTATGGTTTACCGCGATGGACAGCTGCTCCCTTGCCAGCCGGAGAAAGAGCGCAGCAACCTGAATCTGGACTGGCGCAAACGAGTGGTCTTCGAGGCAGTGCTCGCCCCGTCTTCCATGAATCGCTTCGACAGCCGGATCGCAATGGTGGCGGAGAAGCCACTTCCGCAGCTTACAGAGCGGGAGGGCATTTTCCGGTTTGAGACTGACGAGCTGCGCGTGGTCATTAATGCCAAGACTGGCCGGATGGATGAATATACGGTCAGAGGGGTCTCGTACCTGCGCCAGAATGCGTTTGCTGCATTGGTGCTGGAGGATAATGAAGATCCATGGAGAATGGATACCATCACTTTTGACCGCGTAGAAGGCGTGTTTGAGCTGATGAGCGAAGATGAGAGCGGTATTTTCTCAGGCGTGAAGAATCCGCTCCCGGCTGTACGGGTCATTGAGGATGGAGCGGTTCGCACGGTGATTGAGGCCGTACTGCATTACGGGAATTCCCGCATCTGTCAGCTTTACAAGCTGCCTAAGCAAGGCACTGAGATTGAAGTCGAGCTGCGTGTGTACTGGAATGAGAAGGACAAGCTGCTTAAGCTGTCTATTCCTACTGTTCTTGAGCAAGGGGATTTCCTGGGTCAAACGGCCTTTGGCGTGAATCCGCTGAACGGGGAGGGCAATGAAGTCGTGGCCCAGAAGTGGATCGCGGTGGAAGAACTGGCTCAGAACATGGCAGTTACCTGCATCAATAACGGAACATACGGCGGGGATTTCCGCCAAGGAGAGGTGCGTCTGTCGCTTCTGCGCGGTGCGGGTTACTGCGCCCACCCGATCGGCGATCGTCCGATCATGGTGCAGGATCGCTTCCTGCCACGGATGGACCAGGGCGAGCGCAGCTATACCTTCTGGCTGAATGCCGGAGAGCTTGCTGACCGAAAAGAAGTGATCGACCGGGAGGCGCTGGCTCATAACGAGCAGCCATACGCACTGTCCTTCTTCCCGTCAGGAGAAGGGGAACACCTAGAATCCTTTATCGTCTTGGAGGATGAGCGGATTCAGCTCAGTGCGTTCAAGAAAGAGGAGCAGGGTGACGGGTACATTCTCCGTCTGTTTGAGCCGACCGGCTCTGGCGGTTTCACCATCGTCAGCATTCCTTCGCTTGGTATCCGCAGGGAAGTAAGCCTGCAAGGGTTCGAATTCAAGACATTTCGAATTTTTCCTGCATCGGGTACCTTCGAGGAGGTTCCGCTTTGCGAGCGATAA
- a CDS encoding glutathione peroxidase: MSIYKFSGVTPSGKEVSFTEYEGKVLLIANTASKCGLTPQYGDLQKLYEQYGDQGLVVLGFPCNQFAGQEPGTSEEAEEFCQINYGVTFPVFAKVDVNGPNANPLFNYLKEQQPGTGDSSDISWNFTKFLIDRDGNVVARVEPKESPETMKEHIESLL, translated from the coding sequence ATGTCTATCTACAAATTTTCCGGCGTTACACCTTCGGGTAAAGAAGTATCCTTTACGGAATATGAAGGCAAGGTGCTGCTGATTGCCAATACAGCCAGCAAATGTGGACTTACACCGCAGTACGGAGATCTTCAGAAGCTTTACGAACAGTATGGAGATCAGGGGCTTGTAGTATTAGGCTTCCCCTGTAACCAATTCGCTGGTCAGGAGCCGGGTACAAGTGAAGAAGCTGAAGAATTCTGTCAGATTAATTACGGTGTCACCTTCCCCGTATTTGCCAAAGTTGATGTGAATGGGCCGAATGCCAACCCTCTTTTTAATTATTTAAAAGAGCAACAGCCGGGTACTGGAGACAGCAGCGATATTAGCTGGAATTTCACGAAGTTTCTTATTGATCGCGACGGTAATGTAGTGGCTCGTGTTGAGCCGAAGGAATCGCCAGAAACGATGAAAGAACATATTGAGTCCTTATTGTAG
- a CDS encoding formate--tetrahydrofolate ligase, which translates to MKLITEVASQAGIDEQHLELYGKYKSKLSPSLWEDMKNKPDGKLVLVTAVNPTPAGEGKTLTTIGLAQALNAAGVKTVAALREPSLGPCLGMKGGATGGGKSQIVPADEINLHFTGDIHAVTSAHNLLSAMIDNHIFQGNKLGLDPQRIVWKRVMDMNDRSLRNVVTGLGDGNGVVRESGFQITTASEIMAVLCLCDNLSDLKKRLNRILIGYDQEGQPVTAEQIGAVEAMTALLKEAVKPNLVQTLEGTPVIVHGGPFANIAHGCSSVIGTRYALKLGDVVVTEAGFGADLGAEKFMDIKCRQAGLTPSAAVLVVTVKSLKYNGGVPKNELQTENRTALRSGLSNLERHVENLGKFGVPVLVAINHFEGDSPEEINDVVEACRRLNVPAAISKVWAEGSAGGQELASELKKLLDHSDTEHFTPLYENDLDISSKITKIVHEIYRGAEVNFSPAAKRSLAVIERLGLNDLQVCMAKTPYSFSDQPRLLGAPGGFTIGIRDITLSLGAGFAVVITGNIVTMPGLPAKPAAEALWMDEDGEIHGLV; encoded by the coding sequence ATGAAGTTAATTACAGAGGTAGCATCACAAGCGGGAATCGACGAGCAGCATCTGGAACTATACGGAAAATATAAAAGTAAACTCTCGCCGTCCTTATGGGAGGACATGAAGAACAAGCCAGATGGCAAGCTGGTATTGGTCACTGCGGTGAATCCCACCCCTGCTGGTGAAGGGAAGACCTTAACAACCATAGGACTGGCACAGGCGCTGAACGCAGCAGGTGTAAAGACGGTAGCTGCCTTACGCGAGCCATCCCTCGGACCATGCTTAGGCATGAAGGGAGGGGCCACTGGCGGCGGCAAGTCGCAGATCGTTCCGGCAGATGAGATTAATTTGCACTTTACAGGCGATATTCATGCGGTGACTTCAGCGCATAATTTATTATCTGCGATGATTGATAATCATATCTTCCAAGGTAATAAGCTGGGGCTTGATCCACAGCGTATCGTTTGGAAACGCGTGATGGATATGAATGATCGCAGTCTGCGGAACGTCGTGACAGGGCTCGGAGATGGAAATGGAGTCGTACGGGAAAGCGGCTTTCAGATTACGACAGCGTCTGAGATTATGGCCGTGTTATGCCTATGCGATAATCTGAGTGATCTGAAGAAGCGTCTGAACCGCATTTTGATTGGTTATGACCAAGAAGGTCAGCCTGTAACGGCCGAGCAAATAGGAGCTGTTGAAGCAATGACAGCGCTGCTGAAGGAAGCGGTCAAGCCTAATCTGGTGCAGACCCTGGAGGGCACTCCAGTGATTGTACACGGCGGCCCATTTGCGAATATCGCACATGGCTGCAGCAGTGTTATCGGTACTCGTTATGCACTGAAGCTGGGAGATGTAGTGGTCACGGAAGCAGGCTTCGGAGCGGATCTTGGTGCAGAGAAATTTATGGATATTAAATGCCGGCAAGCCGGACTAACGCCATCGGCGGCTGTGCTTGTCGTGACGGTAAAATCCCTGAAATATAACGGGGGTGTGCCTAAGAATGAGCTCCAAACTGAGAATCGGACGGCACTGCGCTCTGGATTGTCTAATTTGGAACGTCATGTAGAGAATCTCGGCAAATTTGGGGTACCTGTTCTTGTTGCCATTAATCATTTTGAAGGCGACAGCCCAGAAGAGATTAATGATGTAGTGGAAGCTTGTCGCCGCTTGAACGTTCCTGCTGCTATATCTAAGGTGTGGGCAGAAGGTAGTGCGGGCGGACAGGAGTTGGCTTCAGAACTGAAGAAGCTTCTGGACCACAGCGACACCGAGCACTTTACTCCTTTGTACGAGAATGATCTCGACATCTCTTCCAAGATCACCAAGATCGTGCATGAAATTTACCGTGGTGCAGAGGTTAACTTTTCTCCTGCGGCGAAACGCAGCCTAGCAGTGATCGAGCGACTCGGATTAAATGATCTTCAAGTATGTATGGCGAAGACGCCCTATTCCTTCTCGGACCAGCCTAGATTACTTGGCGCTCCTGGAGGTTTCACCATTGGCATACGTGATATCACCCTTTCGCTCGGTGCAGGTTTTGCTGTAGTCATCACGGGCAATATCGTTACGATGCCAGGTCTACCGGCTAAACCAGCTGCTGAGGCGTTATGGATGGATGAGGATGGCGAGATTCACGGTTTAGTGTAA